The Seriola aureovittata isolate HTS-2021-v1 ecotype China chromosome 3, ASM2101889v1, whole genome shotgun sequence genome includes a region encoding these proteins:
- the s1pr5b gene encoding sphingosine 1-phosphate receptor 5b yields MEASSSAHVGTSPSTPIFPTYPTPSSPGYLHFFWEYQDNSVIVEHYNHTGKLQKDRYREGLKPEGIAFLVVCLLIVLENAVVLIAIWRNKKFHLPMYYLLGNLTLSDLLAGITYMANIIMSGPNTLKLTPLLWFLREGGVFITLAASIISLLAIAIERHVTMVTMRPYHGAKRGRMLALIGASWALAGFLGVLPILGWNCIHRLDQCSTVLPLYAKSYILCCVSVFSAVLLAIVVLYARVFRIVRTNTQRQRLGLSGSMRKGLARKSQKYIALLKTVTIVLGVFIACWLPLFLLLLLDFFCPTLSCRLLYKADYFLGVAMVNSLLNPIIYTLTSKDMRRAILRLLCRPCLMTRDGQVKKIGMPFLECSFSKTEVASQKLEGGVETTVSSGNVVTTPSPIKALYPKLFKS; encoded by the coding sequence ATGGAGGCTTCAAGTTCTGCTCATGTGGGGACTTCGCCCTCTACACCCATATTCCCCACCTACCCtactccctcctctcctgggTACTTGCATTTCTTCTGGGAGTACCAGGACAATTCTGTCATTGTGGAACATTACAACCACACTGGCAAGCTGCAGAAAGACCGCTACCGTGAGGGACTCAAACCTGAGGGCATTGCGTTCCTGGTGGTGTGTCTCCTCATTGTCCTGGAGAACGCTGTGGTTCTCATCGCCATTTGGAGGAACAAGAAGTTCCACCTGCCCATGTATTACTTGCTGGGTAATCTGACTCTGTCTGACCTGCTGGCTGGGATTACCTACATGGCCAACATTATCATGTCCGGACCTAATACTTTGAAACTGACGCCATTGCTGTGGTTCctcagggagggaggggtcttCATCACTCTGGCTGCCTCTATCATTAGCCTGCTGGCCATTGCAATTGAACGACATGTTACTATGGTGACAATGAGGCCATACCACGGGGCAAAGCGGGGACGGATGTTGGCACTGATTGGTGCAAGTTGGGCCCTGGCAGGCTTTTTGGGGGTCCTACCAATTCTGGGATGGAACTGCATCCACAGACTGGACCAATGTTCAACAGTGCTCCCTCTTTATGCCAAGAGCTACATCCTCTGCTGCGTCTCTGTGTTCAGTGCAGTGCTACTGGCCATCGTGGTCCTTTATGCCAGAGTTTTCCGCATTGTCCGCACCAACACACAGCGCCAGCGGCTGGGCCTGTCGGGCAGCATGCGAAAAGGCTTAGCGAGGAAGTCGCAGAAGTACATCGCCCTCCTCAAGACAGTCACCATTGTGCTGGGCGTCTTCATCGCCTGTTGGCTGCCCCTcttcctcctactcctcctggACTTTTTCTGCCCAACCCTCAGCTGCCGCCTGCTCTACAAGGCAGATTACTTCCTGGGAGTAGCCATGGTTAACTCACTCCTCAACCCCATCATCTACACTCTCACCAGTAAAGACATGAGGAGAGCCATTCTGAGGTTGCTCTGTCGGCCGTGTCTGATGACCAGAGATGGCCAAGTAAAGAAGATCGGGATGCCGTTCCTGGAGTGCAGTTTCAGTAAGACTGAGGTGGCATCCCAGAAGTTAGAGGGGGGAGTGGAGACGACCGTTTCCTCTGGGAACGTTGTCACAACCCCATCTCCAATTAAAGCTCTTTACCCCAAACTCTTCAAGTCATAA